The following are encoded together in the Streptomyces sp. NBC_00341 genome:
- a CDS encoding spore-associated protein, with protein MRSVRNVATVGALATLTLGATVVLSTTASAAPNVTPQGVCGSAYKTVNSAPIGSQGTVYLTYNSANGKNCVATIRANPGTAKAMSASIYVSDTDEWAGDDGNYTSYAGPAYVYGKGHCVSWSGSIGNVYVSVDNSNCAKLKEHRVTEVR; from the coding sequence ATGCGAAGCGTACGTAATGTCGCGACTGTCGGAGCGTTGGCCACGCTGACGCTGGGCGCCACCGTCGTACTGAGCACGACCGCCTCGGCCGCGCCCAACGTCACACCGCAGGGGGTCTGCGGCAGCGCCTACAAGACCGTGAACTCGGCGCCCATCGGCTCGCAGGGCACCGTCTACCTGACGTACAACTCCGCGAACGGCAAGAACTGCGTCGCGACCATCCGCGCCAACCCGGGCACGGCCAAGGCCATGTCCGCGTCCATCTACGTCTCCGACACCGACGAGTGGGCCGGTGACGATGGCAACTACACCTCGTACGCCGGGCCCGCGTACGTCTACGGCAAGGGCCACTGTGTGAGTTGGAGCGGCAGCATCGGCAACGTGTACGTGTCGGTGGACAACTCCAACTGCGCGAAGCTCAAGGAGCACCGGGTCACCGAAGTCCGCTGA
- a CDS encoding NAD-dependent protein deacetylase — translation MRMRPTLSWAPTEDLPPATTDLEPVTDALGAGGVLVLSGAGISTESGIPDYRGEGGSLSRHTPMTYQDFTASVQARRRYWARSHLGWRTFGRARPNAGHRAVAAFGRQGLLSGVITQNVDGLHQAAGSEDAVELHGSLDRVVCLSCGTIGSRRDLARRLEEANPGFRPVAAAINPDGDADLTDEQVGDFHVVPCAVCGGILKPDVVFFGEAVPARRVAHCRELVAAASSLLVLGSSLTVMSGLRFVRQAAQAGVPVLIVNRDPTRGDRHAVTRVALPLGTALTAVAGRLGVPVEDAAAAPREPAVEGD, via the coding sequence ATGCGCATGCGCCCCACTCTGAGCTGGGCCCCCACAGAGGACCTGCCGCCCGCCACCACCGACCTGGAGCCGGTCACCGATGCGCTGGGCGCCGGCGGTGTGCTGGTGCTCAGCGGGGCCGGAATCTCCACCGAATCGGGCATCCCCGACTACCGGGGCGAGGGCGGGAGCCTGAGCCGGCACACCCCGATGACCTACCAGGACTTCACGGCGAGCGTCCAGGCCCGGCGCCGGTACTGGGCCCGCAGCCATCTCGGCTGGCGCACCTTCGGCCGCGCCCGGCCCAACGCCGGGCACCGGGCAGTGGCCGCGTTCGGGCGGCAGGGCCTGCTCTCGGGGGTGATCACCCAGAACGTCGACGGTCTGCACCAGGCCGCCGGGAGCGAGGACGCGGTGGAACTCCACGGCAGCCTGGACCGGGTCGTCTGCCTCTCCTGCGGCACGATCGGCTCGCGCCGCGACCTCGCGCGGCGGCTGGAGGAGGCCAACCCGGGCTTCCGGCCGGTGGCCGCCGCGATCAACCCGGACGGCGATGCCGACCTCACCGACGAGCAGGTCGGGGACTTCCACGTGGTGCCCTGCGCGGTCTGCGGCGGCATCCTCAAACCGGATGTGGTGTTCTTCGGCGAGGCCGTGCCGGCCCGCCGGGTCGCACACTGCCGCGAACTGGTCGCAGCGGCGTCCTCGCTGCTGGTCCTGGGCTCTTCGCTGACGGTGATGTCCGGGCTCCGGTTCGTCCGGCAGGCGGCCCAGGCCGGAGTGCCGGTGCTGATCGTCAACCGGGACCCGACCCGGGGCGACCGGCACGCCGTCACCCGCGTCGCGCTCCCGCTGGGAACGGCCCTCACCGCGGTGGCCGGCCGGCTGGGCGTCCCCGTCGAGGACGCCGCGGCGGCACCTCGCGAACCCGCTGTCGAAGGAGACTGA
- a CDS encoding acyltransferase translates to MLQVHKLERYKDDQGNEIVYDGEIRDAKIDIRFKGSNNRLVISPKADVKDLLVTFTGDNGQIDIEQTTKKRAGLRFELRCGHESRIRIGENVGCAGRTFLSAVEGVSVTIGADVMFAKNIEVRGDDTHPIFDVHTEKRANPSQSIVVGEHVWIAKHAVVMGGVTIGNGSVIGFRSIVTSSIPNNCIAVGAPARVVRRDIAWERPEVVSRRPNEQYPRKGEKSEQYWNPTVEDDVPAKPVIRQQPKAQRRGAARILPAPVRRLAKKFRSA, encoded by the coding sequence ATGCTGCAAGTACACAAGCTTGAGCGCTACAAGGACGATCAGGGAAACGAGATCGTCTATGACGGCGAGATCCGTGACGCCAAGATCGACATCCGGTTCAAGGGATCGAACAACAGGCTCGTCATCAGCCCCAAGGCTGACGTCAAGGACCTGCTCGTCACCTTCACCGGGGACAACGGCCAGATCGACATCGAGCAGACCACGAAGAAGCGCGCCGGTCTCCGCTTCGAGCTGCGCTGCGGGCACGAGTCCCGGATCCGGATCGGCGAGAACGTGGGCTGTGCCGGCCGCACCTTCCTCTCCGCCGTCGAGGGCGTCTCCGTGACGATCGGGGCCGATGTGATGTTCGCCAAGAACATCGAGGTACGCGGCGACGACACCCACCCGATCTTCGACGTGCACACCGAGAAGCGGGCGAACCCGTCGCAGTCGATCGTGGTGGGCGAGCACGTCTGGATCGCGAAGCACGCGGTCGTGATGGGCGGCGTCACCATCGGCAACGGCTCGGTGATCGGCTTCCGTTCGATCGTCACCTCGTCCATACCCAACAACTGCATCGCGGTGGGAGCACCGGCGCGGGTGGTACGGCGGGACATCGCCTGGGAGCGTCCCGAGGTCGTTTCGCGCCGCCCGAACGAGCAGTACCCGCGCAAGGGCGAGAAGTCCGAGCAGTACTGGAATCCCACGGTCGAGGACGACGTCCCGGCGAAGCCGGTGATCCGCCAGCAGCCCAAGGCGCAGCGGCGGGGAGCGGCCCGGATCCTTCCGGCTCCGGTGCGACGGCTCGCCAAGAAGTTCCGCTCCGCCTGA
- a CDS encoding DUF4232 domain-containing protein, with protein sequence MMRTTRKIAVAIAATALLGATGGTTAQAASVAAVGTAPSACRPANHLAKISNASSSAGHRHYRVTLTAPRGYDPCRLAGSPTDVRFSNHGSESGITAGRYGSRRTAVTFGPGHPVHFDIQVPNNDCGVPADEASFTLRAPDGEIPGTSVADGKLRVAAGTLVGPVRSGA encoded by the coding sequence ATGATGCGTACCACCCGGAAGATCGCCGTCGCCATCGCCGCCACCGCACTGTTGGGTGCCACGGGCGGGACCACGGCACAGGCCGCGTCCGTGGCGGCCGTGGGCACCGCACCCTCCGCATGCCGTCCGGCCAACCACCTGGCGAAGATCTCCAACGCGTCCAGCAGCGCGGGGCACCGCCACTACCGCGTGACGCTCACCGCGCCGCGCGGCTACGACCCGTGCCGGCTCGCGGGTTCGCCCACCGATGTGCGGTTCTCCAACCACGGCTCGGAGAGCGGGATCACCGCCGGCCGCTACGGCAGCCGGCGGACCGCGGTGACCTTCGGTCCGGGGCACCCGGTGCACTTCGACATCCAGGTTCCCAACAACGACTGCGGCGTCCCCGCGGACGAGGCGTCCTTCACGCTCCGGGCTCCCGACGGGGAGATCCCCGGCACGTCCGTGGCCGACGGGAAGCTCAGGGTGGCGGCCGGCACTCTCGTCGGTCCGGTGCGCAGCGGCGCCTGA
- a CDS encoding phenylacetate--CoA ligase family protein codes for MFATALSQLRYGAAILRNRRIRPQDLERIARDLVATLAEFGEPGADSALLPGQAGAVDPAVRRTVTERSLRATARAAARHTAYYRRTFDSLALDPGTLTPETWDQVPVTPKAALRGLPAAFVSAVSAPALMALTTGTSGTPTTVWYSRAEVEIAVAMSTVSAVLGLGLRPRHTVAYAGCSRATLPLLNVEESVTRIGASFVQIGTVDPAVALDRLATPLGLRGKAPQITHLTVSASYLSALVEEAERGGRLPSDFGLESIGVGGEVLSEPLKERASAALGAKISTSYMMTETVPSGGTPCTKGHLHHTTEFGHLEILDPVTHAPTPPGDVGIIVQTPYVPYRDCTLLLRYATGDLVRLPGSTTECELAHLPATSPVLGRWTGPLSREITTWSVLNLLEAEPDIPLPARYALVDEDPGPRLHVLVRRLPAAGLLGRLEDRATAAGLALDAVVLHDDPAAMPRTGPVRADLRERTFESVRPAEVRAVSPA; via the coding sequence TTGTTCGCGACCGCGCTCAGCCAGCTCCGGTACGGCGCGGCGATCCTGCGCAACCGCCGCATCCGCCCGCAGGACCTGGAGCGCATCGCCCGGGACCTGGTCGCGACCCTCGCGGAATTCGGGGAGCCGGGCGCGGACTCGGCCCTGCTGCCCGGCCAGGCGGGGGCCGTCGACCCCGCTGTACGGCGGACCGTGACCGAGCGCAGCCTGCGGGCCACGGCGCGGGCCGCGGCCCGGCACACGGCGTACTACCGCCGAACGTTCGACAGCCTGGCGCTCGACCCGGGCACCCTCACACCGGAGACCTGGGACCAGGTGCCGGTCACACCGAAGGCGGCCCTGCGCGGACTGCCGGCCGCCTTCGTGTCCGCCGTCTCCGCTCCCGCGCTGATGGCGCTCACCACGGGCACGAGCGGCACCCCCACCACGGTCTGGTACTCCCGGGCCGAGGTCGAGATCGCGGTGGCCATGAGCACCGTCTCGGCCGTCCTCGGCCTCGGCCTGCGCCCACGCCACACCGTCGCGTACGCGGGGTGCTCCCGGGCGACCCTGCCGCTGCTCAACGTGGAGGAGTCGGTGACCCGGATCGGCGCCTCCTTCGTCCAGATCGGCACCGTGGACCCGGCCGTGGCGCTGGACCGGCTGGCCACCCCGCTCGGGCTGCGCGGCAAGGCCCCGCAGATCACTCACCTGACCGTCTCCGCGTCCTACCTCTCCGCCCTCGTCGAGGAGGCGGAGCGGGGCGGCCGGCTGCCCTCCGACTTCGGCCTGGAGTCCATCGGTGTCGGCGGCGAGGTGCTCTCCGAACCGCTCAAGGAACGCGCGTCGGCGGCGCTCGGCGCGAAGATCTCCACCTCGTACATGATGACCGAGACCGTGCCGTCCGGCGGGACGCCGTGTACCAAGGGGCATCTGCACCACACCACCGAGTTCGGGCATCTGGAGATACTCGACCCCGTGACCCACGCGCCCACGCCACCGGGCGACGTCGGCATCATCGTGCAGACCCCGTACGTGCCCTACCGGGACTGCACCCTGCTCCTGCGGTACGCGACGGGCGACCTGGTCCGGCTGCCCGGGAGCACGACCGAGTGCGAGCTGGCCCACCTGCCCGCCACCTCGCCGGTGCTCGGCCGCTGGACGGGTCCGCTGAGCCGCGAGATCACCACCTGGTCGGTGCTGAACCTGCTGGAGGCGGAGCCGGACATCCCGCTGCCCGCGCGCTACGCCCTGGTCGACGAGGACCCGGGCCCGCGCCTCCACGTCCTGGTCCGCCGACTGCCCGCAGCCGGTCTGCTCGGCAGGCTGGAGGACCGGGCCACCGCGGCGGGCCTCGCGCTGGACGCCGTCGTGCTCCATGACGACCCGGCCGCGATGCCACGGACCGGCCCGGTCCGTGCCGATCTGCGTGAGCGTACCTTCGAGTCGGTGCGCCCGGCAGAGGTGCGGGCCGTGAGTCCGGCATGA
- a CDS encoding glycoside hydrolase family 3 N-terminal domain-containing protein yields MSSTPRPLSRRGALLAGTAAVAGGLGLAGRTEAAVRVPEGARSPFAALTPAQRAGQCVIHSYPGLTPPARLMDAISEGRTAGVIFFTENIKSLSQIEGVIQEMNAAHADAPVSAPLLLMTDQEGGLVRRLPGEPVWSAKDVGASTDPQGQAEFTGSGAGMNLAGVGMNVNLAPVLDVYRTPGDFTDQYERSYSEDPDAVASCGSAFITAQQAAGVAATAKHFPGLGPASANQNTDLGPVTLTTSAATLRGVDEAPYRAAVSAGTKLVMLSWAVYPALDADRPAGLSPTVIGELRNRLGFRGVTVTDALEAGALKAYGSTAKRSVLAAAAGMDLILCSARDAAQGDAAVTALSEALTAGTLDGAAFDAGVKRVNALRGGLA; encoded by the coding sequence ATGAGCTCGACACCACGCCCCCTCAGCAGGCGCGGCGCTCTGCTCGCCGGAACGGCGGCCGTGGCCGGCGGGCTGGGGCTGGCGGGCCGTACGGAAGCGGCCGTACGCGTGCCGGAGGGTGCACGCTCCCCCTTCGCCGCACTGACCCCGGCGCAGCGCGCCGGGCAGTGCGTCATCCACTCCTACCCCGGGCTCACGCCTCCGGCCCGGCTGATGGACGCGATCAGCGAGGGGCGTACGGCCGGGGTCATCTTCTTCACCGAGAACATCAAGAGCCTGAGCCAGATCGAGGGTGTCATCCAGGAGATGAACGCGGCGCACGCCGACGCCCCGGTGAGTGCCCCGCTGCTCCTGATGACCGACCAGGAGGGCGGCCTGGTGCGCCGCCTGCCCGGTGAGCCGGTGTGGTCCGCGAAGGACGTCGGTGCCTCGACGGATCCGCAGGGGCAGGCGGAGTTCACCGGGAGCGGGGCGGGCATGAACCTGGCGGGCGTCGGAATGAACGTCAACCTGGCGCCCGTGCTCGACGTGTACCGCACGCCGGGCGACTTCACCGACCAGTACGAGCGGTCCTACAGCGAGGACCCGGATGCGGTGGCGTCCTGCGGCTCGGCCTTCATCACCGCACAGCAGGCCGCGGGGGTGGCGGCCACCGCCAAGCATTTCCCCGGGCTCGGCCCCGCCTCCGCGAACCAGAACACCGACCTGGGCCCCGTCACCCTCACCACGTCGGCGGCCACCCTCCGGGGCGTCGACGAGGCGCCCTACCGGGCGGCGGTCTCCGCCGGGACCAAGCTCGTCATGCTGTCCTGGGCCGTCTACCCGGCACTGGACGCGGACCGGCCCGCAGGCCTGTCCCCCACCGTGATCGGCGAGTTGCGGAACCGGCTCGGCTTCCGGGGCGTGACCGTCACCGACGCGCTGGAGGCCGGGGCCCTCAAGGCCTACGGCTCCACCGCGAAGCGCAGCGTGCTGGCCGCCGCGGCCGGTATGGACCTGATCCTGTGCTCGGCCCGGGACGCCGCCCAGGGGGACGCCGCGGTGACCGCCCTGAGCGAGGCGCTGACGGCGGGCACCCTCGACGGGGCCGCCTTCGACGCGGGCGTGAAGCGCGTCAACGCACTCCGCGGCGGCCTGGCCTGA
- a CDS encoding GH25 family lysozyme → MLPRRLSLTSAQRRLSVAGVLGVSAALTLSLMSGTAASAPLPSDSTVPLGKGYMGVGYVQDSKDFKPDTRQLGLEATPDANLLANPVGMDVSSYQGSINWTSVRGAGIEFAWMKATEGTTYKDPTFSTNYLGAYNAGVIRGAYHYGRPDVSGGAAQANFFADNGGAWSRDNLTLPGVLDIEGTCYGKTPAAMQSWILDFYNTYKARTGRDVVIYTSPSWWNSCTGGWSGMSARSPLWVAHWTSAGSPSIPTGFPFWTVWQYSSTGSVSGISGNVDRDRFSGDRSRLLALANNTP, encoded by the coding sequence ATGCTTCCCCGCCGTCTCTCCCTCACATCCGCGCAGCGCAGACTCTCCGTGGCCGGTGTCCTCGGCGTGAGCGCCGCGCTGACGCTCAGCCTGATGTCGGGCACCGCCGCCTCGGCGCCGCTGCCCTCCGACAGCACCGTGCCACTGGGCAAGGGCTACATGGGCGTGGGCTACGTCCAGGACAGCAAGGACTTCAAGCCGGACACCCGGCAGCTGGGCCTCGAAGCGACACCTGACGCGAACCTCCTGGCGAACCCTGTGGGGATGGACGTCTCCAGTTACCAGGGCAGCATCAACTGGACCTCGGTCCGGGGCGCGGGCATCGAGTTCGCCTGGATGAAGGCGACCGAGGGCACCACGTACAAGGACCCGACGTTCAGCACCAACTACCTGGGCGCCTACAACGCCGGGGTGATCCGGGGCGCGTACCACTACGGGCGGCCCGACGTGTCCGGTGGCGCGGCGCAGGCGAACTTCTTCGCCGACAACGGTGGCGCCTGGTCCCGCGACAACCTGACGCTCCCCGGCGTACTGGACATCGAGGGCACCTGCTACGGCAAGACGCCCGCCGCGATGCAGTCCTGGATCCTCGACTTCTACAACACGTACAAGGCCCGCACCGGCCGCGACGTCGTCATCTACACCAGCCCGAGCTGGTGGAACTCGTGCACCGGCGGCTGGAGCGGCATGTCCGCCAGGAGTCCGCTGTGGGTGGCCCACTGGACGTCCGCGGGCAGCCCGAGCATCCCGACGGGCTTCCCCTTCTGGACCGTCTGGCAGTACTCGTCGACCGGCTCGGTGAGCGGGATCTCCGGCAACGTCGACCGCGACCGCTTCAGCGGTGACCGCTCCCGCCTGCTGGCCCTGGCCAACAACACGCCGTGA
- a CDS encoding phosphatase PAP2 family protein codes for MATLGFLVALEIAARHYGLPGPITTQAQEVIVAPQSGFLLYASMALMMVVLTWRQRFIAMGTAIGIDLVILLVRWAADARVTHGHPFGNGALWVIVGCGVIAVTRRTGQERILLLKGVGLGLLLVTGRKTGDTWLLITSKTRPAVLDQYVATADHALGNPSWLVGRMIQATGPVGDAFLDSVYTQLAVAAVVVALYQLRNVATDRRFPGHHLVRTFLLIGLLGPGIYVLFPVVGPVFAYGADGGHWAVANMWPNTMPQITAPHHMSFDEITPRNCMPSLHTAWATCIFIHSRKGPRTLRYAGTFWLIATLCATLGFGYHYGADIIAGVVFTLTIEAGLRTFDRGWDRSGVKLVAYGVAVFAALLLSYRYLSLPMAHHPWVFGPLLVLAMASVIHGYVRTTEQWEPKTAPARQPEPLPEPV; via the coding sequence GTGGCGACCCTCGGGTTCCTGGTCGCGCTGGAGATCGCCGCACGTCATTACGGACTGCCGGGGCCGATAACCACCCAGGCCCAAGAGGTCATAGTCGCCCCTCAGTCGGGCTTCCTGCTCTACGCCAGCATGGCGTTGATGATGGTGGTGCTCACCTGGCGGCAACGGTTCATCGCGATGGGTACCGCGATAGGAATCGATCTCGTCATTCTGCTGGTGCGCTGGGCGGCCGACGCCAGGGTGACCCACGGCCACCCCTTCGGCAACGGGGCGTTGTGGGTGATCGTGGGCTGCGGGGTCATCGCCGTCACACGCCGTACGGGCCAGGAACGCATCCTGCTGCTGAAGGGCGTCGGCCTCGGTCTGCTGCTGGTGACGGGCCGCAAGACCGGTGACACCTGGCTGCTCATCACTTCGAAGACGCGCCCGGCCGTGCTCGACCAGTACGTCGCGACCGCCGATCACGCACTGGGCAACCCCTCATGGCTGGTGGGCCGGATGATCCAGGCCACCGGCCCGGTCGGGGACGCGTTCCTCGACTCCGTCTACACGCAGCTCGCGGTCGCCGCGGTCGTCGTCGCGCTGTACCAGCTGCGCAATGTGGCGACCGACCGCCGCTTCCCCGGCCACCATCTGGTGCGCACCTTCCTGCTCATAGGTCTCCTCGGGCCCGGCATTTACGTGCTCTTCCCGGTGGTCGGGCCGGTCTTCGCCTACGGTGCCGACGGCGGGCACTGGGCGGTGGCCAACATGTGGCCGAACACGATGCCGCAGATCACCGCTCCGCACCACATGTCGTTCGACGAGATCACTCCGCGCAACTGCATGCCCAGCCTGCACACGGCATGGGCCACCTGCATCTTCATCCATTCCCGCAAGGGCCCCCGGACCCTCCGGTACGCGGGCACGTTCTGGCTGATCGCCACCCTCTGCGCGACGCTGGGCTTCGGTTATCACTACGGCGCGGACATCATCGCGGGCGTGGTGTTCACGCTCACGATCGAGGCGGGTCTGCGCACGTTCGACCGCGGCTGGGACCGGTCGGGAGTCAAGCTGGTCGCCTACGGCGTCGCCGTCTTCGCCGCGCTCCTGCTGTCGTACCGTTATCTGTCGTTGCCGATGGCCCACCATCCCTGGGTGTTCGGCCCGCTTCTGGTCCTCGCGATGGCCTCGGTGATCCACGGCTACGTGCGGACCACCGAACAGTGGGAACCGAAGACCGCCCCGGCGCGGCAACCCGAGCCACTGCCGGAACCGGTCTGA
- a CDS encoding class I SAM-dependent methyltransferase, producing the protein MELEPNTDNWLADTRESYDTVADSYADQVRNLLDDTPEERAVLALFAARVRENGEGPVADMGCGPGRITAHLHGLGLDAFGIDLSPGMIEVARRDHPGLRFEPGSMTELGLTDGSVAGLIAWYSLIHVPDEEIDPVLAHFRRVLRPGGPLLLSFHVGDERKLKTQGYGGHPMKVYVHRRRPGQLAARLEEAGFDVEVQRTLTSAESKLGGLLLARRRPDARSGTPAAPGKSEGSVDGSTPLL; encoded by the coding sequence GTGGAACTCGAACCGAACACTGACAACTGGCTGGCGGACACCCGGGAGTCCTACGACACCGTGGCCGACAGCTACGCGGACCAGGTGCGGAACCTCCTGGACGACACGCCTGAAGAACGCGCCGTACTGGCGCTGTTCGCCGCCCGGGTGCGCGAGAACGGCGAAGGCCCGGTCGCGGATATGGGGTGCGGGCCGGGCAGGATCACGGCCCACCTGCACGGGCTGGGCCTGGACGCGTTCGGGATCGACCTGTCCCCCGGGATGATCGAGGTGGCCCGGCGTGACCACCCCGGCCTGCGGTTCGAACCCGGGTCGATGACGGAGCTCGGTCTCACCGACGGCTCTGTGGCCGGGCTGATCGCCTGGTACTCGCTCATCCACGTCCCCGACGAGGAGATCGATCCGGTCCTGGCGCATTTCCGCCGTGTGCTGAGGCCCGGCGGCCCGCTGCTGCTCAGCTTCCACGTCGGGGACGAGCGGAAGCTGAAGACGCAGGGGTACGGCGGCCACCCGATGAAGGTGTACGTGCACCGGCGCCGGCCCGGTCAGCTGGCCGCCCGGCTCGAAGAGGCCGGATTCGACGTCGAGGTGCAGCGCACCCTCACCTCGGCCGAGAGCAAGCTCGGGGGCCTCCTCCTCGCTCGCCGGCGGCCCGATGCCCGGAGCGGAACTCCTGCTGCTCCGGGCAAGTCGGAAGGATCCGTTGATGGATCAACTCCGCTCCTCTAA